One genomic segment of Actinoplanes ianthinogenes includes these proteins:
- a CDS encoding ABC transporter ATP-binding protein, protein MTSIPDAKAPAGEVVLEAIGLTKHFPVRRKLRDLFSNRKDAVHAVDDVDLVLRRGKVVALVGESGSGKSTIARLLAQLYPRTGGDIRLHGETTKVKGGAAFRRYCSQVQMIFQDPFASLNPTHTIRYHLTRSLKIHDNAGTTDQDLEQALTELLERVQLTPPERYLDKFPHELSGGQRQRVAIARALGARPEALLADEPVSMLDVSIRLGVLNLLRDLRDRLNLAILYITHDIASARYFADDTMVMYAGRMVEGGDSETVTQSPAHPYTKLLIESAPDPDRLAGLSEADGKDAGNGEPPSLIHPPAGCRFHPRCPVAMERCRTELPVPLLIGDAPGHWAACWLYDRDEVAP, encoded by the coding sequence ATGACGTCGATCCCCGACGCGAAAGCGCCGGCCGGCGAGGTGGTGCTTGAGGCGATCGGCCTGACCAAGCACTTCCCCGTCCGCCGGAAGCTGCGCGACCTGTTCTCGAATCGGAAAGACGCGGTCCACGCCGTCGATGACGTGGACCTCGTTCTCCGCCGCGGCAAAGTGGTGGCCCTGGTCGGCGAGTCCGGCTCGGGCAAGTCCACCATCGCCCGGCTGCTCGCCCAGCTGTACCCCCGCACCGGCGGGGACATCCGGCTGCACGGCGAGACGACCAAGGTCAAGGGAGGGGCGGCGTTCCGCCGATACTGCTCCCAGGTTCAGATGATCTTCCAGGACCCGTTCGCGTCGCTGAACCCGACGCACACGATCCGGTATCACCTGACCCGGTCGTTGAAGATCCACGACAACGCCGGCACGACCGACCAGGACCTCGAGCAGGCGCTCACCGAGCTCCTGGAGCGGGTGCAGCTGACCCCGCCGGAGCGGTACCTGGACAAATTCCCGCACGAGCTCTCCGGTGGCCAGCGCCAGCGGGTGGCGATCGCCCGGGCGCTCGGCGCGCGGCCCGAGGCGCTGCTCGCCGACGAGCCGGTGTCCATGCTGGACGTGTCGATCCGGCTCGGGGTGCTGAACCTGCTGCGGGACCTGCGGGACCGGCTGAACCTGGCGATCCTGTACATCACCCATGACATCGCGTCGGCACGGTACTTCGCCGACGACACGATGGTCATGTACGCCGGCCGGATGGTCGAGGGCGGTGACAGCGAGACGGTGACACAGTCGCCGGCTCACCCGTACACGAAATTGCTGATCGAATCCGCGCCGGACCCGGACCGGCTCGCGGGCCTGTCCGAAGCCGACGGCAAGGACGCCGGGAACGGCGAGCCGCCGAGCCTGATCCACCCGCCGGCCGGATGCCGGTTCCACCCGCGCTGCCCGGTCGCGATGGAGCGCTGCCGCACCGAGCTGCCGGTACCCCTGCTGATCGGCGACGCGCCCGGCCACTGGGCCGCCTGCTGGCTGTACGACCGTGACGAGGTGGCCCCGTGA
- a CDS encoding class I SAM-dependent methyltransferase codes for MSDYLTVNRANWDDRAAAHAASPGYPVEALVRDPEQISDVVRFDLPLLGDISGLRAVHLQCHIGTDTLSLSRLGARMTGLDFSGESLKQARILADRAGAAIDYVQSDVYAAREVLEGEFDLVFTGIGALGWLPDIKRWARTVASLLAPGGRLFIREGHPVLWACDYDRTDGVLALSEPYFEQAEPQIYDEPGTYVDTDHQMTHTVTHEWNHGLGEIVTAVLEAGLTLTGLVEHQSVPWDALPGRMRKLDNKEWQLADRPERLPHTYTLQARRLSTV; via the coding sequence GTGAGCGATTACCTGACCGTCAACCGCGCCAACTGGGACGACCGGGCGGCGGCGCACGCCGCGTCGCCCGGTTACCCCGTCGAGGCTCTGGTGCGCGACCCGGAGCAGATCAGCGACGTGGTCCGCTTCGACCTTCCGCTGCTCGGCGACATCAGCGGGCTGCGCGCCGTGCACCTCCAGTGCCACATCGGCACCGACACGCTCTCGCTGTCCCGGCTCGGCGCGCGGATGACCGGCCTGGACTTCTCCGGGGAGTCGCTGAAGCAGGCCCGGATCCTGGCCGACCGGGCCGGCGCCGCGATCGACTACGTGCAGAGCGACGTCTACGCCGCGCGTGAGGTGCTGGAGGGCGAGTTCGACCTGGTGTTCACCGGGATCGGCGCGCTCGGCTGGCTGCCCGACATCAAGCGCTGGGCACGGACGGTGGCGTCGCTGCTGGCCCCGGGCGGGCGGCTGTTCATCCGGGAGGGGCACCCGGTCCTGTGGGCGTGCGACTACGACCGGACCGACGGGGTGCTGGCGCTCTCCGAGCCGTACTTCGAGCAGGCCGAGCCGCAGATCTACGACGAGCCGGGCACCTACGTCGACACCGATCATCAGATGACGCACACGGTCACGCACGAGTGGAACCACGGGCTCGGGGAGATCGTCACCGCCGTACTGGAAGCGGGTCTGACCTTGACCGGCCTGGTCGAGCACCAGAGCGTGCCCTGGGACGCGCTGCCCGGACGGATGCGCAAGCTGGACAACAAGGAGTGGCAGCTGGCCGACCGGCCGGAGCGGCTGCCGCACACCTACACGCTCCAGGCTCGCCGTTTATCCACGGTGTGA
- a CDS encoding aldo/keto reductase yields the protein MELRDFGRLGRISALTLGGGGIAGVWGSTDRREAVATIHAALDAGITMLDLAPSYGAGFEAERAAGEALRSASHPDVMITSKVSLEDDEERDFAARIRRGLAASLERIGRDHLDLFLLHTQIRVTGPHPHSIGLDGYREAAAEFERLRSAGDIRAWGITAVGHPDSVLAAFDGSPRPDAAQIVVNPLDFNGDLWFFPGARPRTEELIRSANAHGVQVIGIRAVAAGSLTASLDRTLAADHPAAIDFVRAEPFRKLAAELGTTPSVLAHRYALTAAGVSTVVLGVKNRAELVECLAAEAAGPLSPSEMDAIWALRTAL from the coding sequence ATGGAACTCAGGGACTTCGGACGACTCGGCCGGATCAGCGCACTCACCCTGGGCGGCGGCGGCATCGCCGGCGTCTGGGGCTCGACCGACCGGCGCGAGGCGGTGGCCACCATCCACGCCGCCCTCGACGCCGGGATCACCATGCTGGACCTGGCGCCGTCCTACGGCGCCGGCTTCGAGGCGGAGCGGGCGGCCGGCGAGGCCCTCCGCTCCGCCTCGCACCCGGACGTGATGATCACGTCGAAGGTGTCCCTCGAGGACGACGAGGAGCGTGACTTCGCCGCTCGGATCCGCCGCGGCCTCGCCGCCAGCCTGGAGCGGATCGGCCGCGACCACCTCGACCTCTTCCTGCTGCACACGCAGATCCGGGTGACCGGGCCGCACCCGCACTCGATCGGGCTGGACGGTTACCGCGAGGCGGCCGCCGAGTTCGAGCGGCTGCGCTCGGCCGGCGACATCCGCGCCTGGGGCATCACCGCGGTCGGGCACCCGGACAGCGTGCTCGCCGCGTTCGACGGGAGTCCGCGGCCGGACGCGGCGCAGATCGTGGTGAACCCGCTCGATTTCAACGGCGATCTGTGGTTCTTCCCCGGGGCCCGGCCGCGGACCGAGGAGCTCATCCGCTCCGCGAATGCGCACGGGGTCCAGGTGATCGGCATCCGCGCGGTCGCGGCCGGGTCATTGACCGCGAGTCTTGACCGTACGCTTGCGGCCGACCACCCCGCGGCGATTGATTTCGTACGCGCGGAGCCGTTCCGCAAACTCGCCGCGGAGCTGGGAACGACGCCGTCGGTGCTGGCCCACCGTTACGCGCTCACCGCGGCCGGGGTGTCCACGGTCGTCCTCGGCGTGAAGAACCGCGCCGAGCTGGTGGAATGCCTCGCCGCGGAGGCGGCCGGACCGCTCTCGCCGTCCGAGATGGACGCGATCTGGGCGCTCCGGACCGCCCTCTGA
- a CDS encoding ABC transporter permease encodes MTIPTSSIEQVIPGQGSMAQPEATKKAKKQRFRFVSNRKAATGLIILGIYVLFAIIGPWVAPYDPSARSNDLLQPPSGDHWLGTTHLGQDVFSQLLEGTRSVIFVGFFAGTVATVLSVLIGVTAGYLGGKTDEGLSALSNVFLVIPALPLIIIITSTLENAEDWLIAMVIGLTSWSWNARVLRAQTLSLRRRDFVDAARATGEKTWRVIMFELMPNLTAVIASGFVGTVIFAVLSEITLAFIGVASADTWNWGTILFWAQGQQALAREAWWWFIPAGLAIALLGTALSLINFGIDEFVSPRLRSVGKTKIKTASGNTVRMRIGFTPVLSQGATPVATPVIRKETVQ; translated from the coding sequence ATGACGATCCCTACTTCGAGCATCGAGCAGGTCATTCCCGGCCAGGGCTCGATGGCGCAGCCGGAGGCCACGAAGAAGGCCAAGAAGCAGCGCTTCCGCTTCGTCAGCAACCGCAAGGCCGCCACCGGCCTGATCATCCTCGGCATCTACGTGCTGTTCGCGATCATCGGTCCGTGGGTGGCGCCGTACGACCCCAGCGCCCGCAGCAACGACCTGCTCCAGCCGCCGTCCGGCGACCACTGGCTGGGCACCACCCACCTCGGCCAGGACGTCTTCAGCCAGCTGCTGGAAGGCACCCGCAGCGTGATCTTCGTCGGCTTCTTCGCCGGCACCGTCGCGACCGTGCTCTCGGTGCTGATCGGGGTGACCGCCGGCTACCTGGGCGGCAAGACCGACGAGGGCCTCTCCGCGCTCTCCAACGTCTTCCTGGTCATCCCGGCCCTGCCGCTGATCATCATCATCACGTCGACCCTGGAGAACGCCGAGGACTGGCTGATCGCCATGGTCATCGGCCTCACCTCGTGGTCGTGGAACGCCCGCGTGCTGCGGGCGCAGACGCTGTCGCTGCGCCGCCGGGACTTCGTCGACGCGGCCCGCGCCACCGGCGAGAAGACCTGGCGGGTCATCATGTTCGAGCTGATGCCGAACCTGACCGCGGTGATCGCCTCCGGGTTCGTCGGCACGGTCATCTTCGCGGTGCTCTCCGAGATCACCCTGGCCTTCATCGGCGTCGCCTCGGCGGACACCTGGAACTGGGGCACCATCCTGTTCTGGGCGCAGGGCCAGCAGGCGCTCGCCCGCGAGGCGTGGTGGTGGTTCATTCCGGCCGGTCTCGCGATCGCGCTGCTCGGCACCGCCCTCTCGCTGATCAACTTCGGGATCGACGAGTTCGTCAGCCCGCGCCTGCGCAGTGTCGGAAAGACCAAGATCAAGACCGCCTCGGGCAATACCGTACGGATGCGCATCGGGTTCACCCCGGTTCTCTCGCAGGGCGCCACGCCGGTCGCCACGCCGGTCATTCGGAAGGAGACCGTGCAGTGA
- a CDS encoding HAD domain-containing protein translates to MVTRPVWLLDVDGVLNANRPGWGAAPRRGMAYADGIGYVMRWAPALLDRIRAIHRAGTAEIRWCTTWCAQAGQLERLFALPHLQPCWTEELTPQEAAVAKLAAARRVLTDGRPLIWTDDADIPPSAHEELPGLGRVLLIAPRPNRGLQPDDLDAVERFAG, encoded by the coding sequence ATGGTGACCCGTCCGGTCTGGCTGCTCGACGTCGACGGCGTGCTGAACGCGAACCGCCCCGGCTGGGGCGCCGCACCCCGGCGCGGCATGGCCTACGCCGACGGCATCGGATATGTCATGCGCTGGGCCCCGGCTCTGCTCGACCGGATCCGCGCGATCCACCGAGCCGGCACCGCCGAGATCCGCTGGTGCACCACCTGGTGCGCCCAGGCCGGCCAGCTGGAGCGCCTGTTCGCCCTGCCCCACCTGCAACCGTGCTGGACCGAGGAGCTGACCCCGCAAGAGGCCGCCGTCGCCAAGCTGGCCGCCGCCCGCCGGGTGCTGACCGACGGGCGGCCCCTGATCTGGACCGATGACGCCGACATCCCGCCGTCCGCCCACGAGGAGCTGCCGGGGCTGGGGCGTGTCCTGCTGATCGCGCCCCGCCCGAACCGCGGCCTCCAGCCCGACGATCTCGACGCCGTCGAGCGGTTCGCGGGCTGA
- a CDS encoding MarR family winged helix-turn-helix transcriptional regulator: protein MRRDLLDLPVLLLGAASALVDAIDAGVRARGFADLRPAHGFAFVRLAPDGATVVELAEHLGVTKQAASQMADELVRKGYVERRPHPLDARARLLTLTDRGWACTRAADAAAEEALRPWADALGPDNLTTVRAGLSRLVVPGRIRPTW from the coding sequence GTGCGACGTGATCTCCTGGACCTGCCGGTGCTGCTGCTCGGTGCCGCATCCGCGCTGGTCGACGCCATCGACGCGGGTGTCCGGGCCCGCGGTTTTGCCGACCTGCGCCCGGCACACGGATTCGCCTTCGTCCGCCTGGCCCCGGACGGCGCGACCGTCGTCGAGCTGGCCGAGCATCTCGGCGTCACCAAGCAGGCGGCCAGCCAGATGGCCGACGAGCTGGTCCGCAAGGGTTACGTGGAGCGCCGCCCCCACCCGCTCGACGCCCGCGCCCGGCTGCTGACCCTCACCGACCGCGGCTGGGCCTGCACCCGAGCCGCCGACGCGGCCGCCGAGGAGGCCCTGCGCCCCTGGGCCGACGCCCTCGGCCCGGACAATCTCACCACCGTCCGAGCCGGCCTGTCCCGCCTGGTCGTCCCCGGCCGCATCCGCCCGACATGGTGA
- a CDS encoding ABC transporter ATP-binding protein: MSQPVLEIKNLNVGYGLGDQAVRAVRDVDLTLHRGEVLGLAGESGSGKSTLAYGMTRLLPPPGVITGGQVIYHPEQGEPYDVLGLTDRELRGFRWAETAIVFQGAMNSLNPVHKISTQLTDVLRAHRPEMSEAARNARAREMLKLVGIAADRMDAYPHQLSGGMRQRVMIGMALILQPQVVIMDEPTTALDVVMQRQILSQLIELRERLGFSVVFITHDLSLLVEFSNRIAIMYGGRIVEEAPAAAIYKDALHPYSKGLLGSFPALRGPRRELTGIPGSPPDLKGMPAGCSFHPRCPKAFEPCPDKIPVLTPSGGDRSVACWLHE, encoded by the coding sequence GTGAGCCAGCCGGTTCTCGAGATCAAAAACCTGAACGTCGGGTACGGCCTGGGCGACCAGGCGGTCCGCGCGGTCCGGGACGTCGACCTGACGCTGCACCGCGGCGAGGTGCTCGGACTGGCCGGCGAGAGCGGCTCCGGCAAGTCGACCCTGGCGTACGGGATGACCCGCCTGCTCCCCCCGCCCGGCGTGATCACCGGCGGTCAGGTGATCTACCACCCCGAACAGGGCGAGCCGTACGACGTGCTCGGCCTCACCGACCGGGAGCTGCGCGGCTTCCGCTGGGCCGAGACGGCGATCGTGTTCCAGGGCGCGATGAACTCGCTCAACCCGGTGCACAAGATCTCCACCCAGCTCACCGACGTGCTGCGGGCGCACCGCCCGGAGATGTCCGAGGCCGCGCGCAACGCCCGGGCGCGGGAGATGCTCAAGCTGGTCGGGATCGCCGCCGACCGGATGGACGCGTACCCGCACCAGCTCTCCGGCGGCATGCGCCAGCGCGTGATGATCGGCATGGCCCTGATCCTCCAGCCGCAGGTGGTGATCATGGATGAGCCGACCACCGCGCTCGACGTGGTCATGCAGCGGCAGATCCTCAGCCAGCTGATCGAGCTGCGCGAGCGGCTGGGCTTCTCGGTCGTCTTCATCACCCACGACCTGTCGCTGCTGGTCGAGTTCTCGAACCGGATCGCGATCATGTACGGCGGGCGGATCGTCGAGGAGGCGCCGGCCGCGGCGATCTACAAGGACGCGCTGCACCCGTACTCGAAGGGCCTGCTCGGCTCGTTCCCGGCGCTGCGCGGGCCGCGCCGGGAGCTGACCGGCATCCCCGGCTCGCCGCCGGACCTGAAGGGCATGCCGGCCGGGTGCTCGTTCCACCCCCGGTGCCCGAAGGCGTTCGAGCCGTGCCCGGACAAGATTCCCGTGCTGACGCCGAGCGGGGGCGACCGGTCGGTCGCCTGCTGGCTGCACGAGTGA
- a CDS encoding GH1 family beta-glucosidase: MSFTWGVATSAYQIEGAAAEDGRTPSIWDTFAHEVVGEHGDVACDHYHRMPSDVRLIKSLGVNAYRFSVSWTRVQPGGRGPANKPGLDFYDRLVDELLANGIDPWLTLYHWDLPQELEDAGGWPHRDTPYRFADFSQLVVDRLRDRVRHWQTLNEPWCAAFLGYEHGVHAPGRRSFEDAMRATHHLLLAHGLATDVAKNADNSVGIALNIGTATPHTDDPVDIAAGRRAHENVAGIFLDPIVHGHYPASILADHGHLLPIQDGDLEIINRRPDVLGVNFYFGQDFAGRDEQGNTHDAAGRAIVREIKPDAPETAMGWPITPDRFTTLLLRLHREYGLPLAVTENGAVYDDDPDPEGFVADEERTAYLKAHVEAALAARDQGADVRGYFAWSLMDNFEWAEGYRRRFGLVAVDYETQRRTPKQSALWFRERIRSGA, encoded by the coding sequence GTGAGCTTTACCTGGGGCGTGGCGACGTCGGCCTACCAGATCGAGGGGGCCGCCGCGGAGGACGGGCGGACACCGTCCATCTGGGACACCTTCGCGCACGAGGTGGTCGGCGAGCACGGCGACGTGGCGTGCGACCACTATCACCGGATGCCGTCCGACGTACGGCTGATCAAGAGCCTCGGGGTGAACGCGTACCGGTTCTCGGTGTCCTGGACCCGGGTGCAGCCGGGCGGGCGGGGGCCGGCGAACAAGCCGGGGCTGGACTTCTACGACCGGCTGGTGGACGAGCTGCTGGCCAACGGGATCGATCCGTGGCTGACGCTGTACCACTGGGACCTGCCGCAGGAACTGGAGGACGCCGGCGGGTGGCCGCACCGGGACACGCCCTACCGGTTCGCGGACTTCTCGCAGCTGGTAGTCGACCGGCTGCGGGACCGGGTTCGCCATTGGCAGACCCTCAACGAGCCGTGGTGTGCGGCGTTCCTCGGGTATGAGCACGGGGTGCACGCTCCGGGACGGCGTTCGTTCGAGGACGCGATGCGAGCTACCCACCACTTGCTGCTCGCGCACGGCCTCGCAACCGATGTCGCGAAAAATGCGGACAACTCGGTCGGGATCGCGCTGAACATCGGCACCGCGACGCCGCACACCGACGACCCGGTGGACATCGCCGCCGGCCGGCGCGCCCACGAGAACGTCGCCGGGATCTTCCTCGACCCGATCGTCCACGGCCACTACCCCGCGTCGATCCTCGCCGACCACGGGCACCTGCTGCCGATCCAGGACGGCGACCTGGAGATCATCAACAGGCGGCCGGACGTGCTCGGCGTCAACTTCTACTTCGGACAGGACTTCGCCGGGCGCGACGAGCAGGGCAACACCCACGACGCGGCGGGCCGCGCGATCGTCCGGGAGATCAAGCCGGACGCGCCGGAGACCGCGATGGGCTGGCCGATCACCCCGGACCGGTTCACCACGCTGCTGCTGCGCCTGCACCGGGAGTACGGGCTGCCGCTCGCGGTCACCGAGAACGGGGCGGTCTACGACGACGACCCCGATCCGGAGGGGTTCGTGGCCGACGAGGAGCGGACGGCGTACCTGAAGGCGCACGTCGAAGCGGCGCTCGCGGCCCGCGATCAGGGCGCCGACGTACGCGGCTACTTCGCCTGGTCGCTGATGGACAACTTCGAGTGGGCGGAGGGCTACCGCCGCCGGTTCGGCCTGGTCGCGGTCGACTACGAGACCCAGCGACGGACGCCGAAACAGAGTGCGCTGTGGTTCCGGGAGCGCATACGCTCCGGCGCGTGA
- a CDS encoding cupin domain-containing protein: MAIHRQSEAVTHRLHGSVFHSYVSPSAGSEQLCAWRLEIAGGTAGVRHRIDREEVFLVLAGKVRVFLDGVVEEITAGDVLRVPVGAEFGLDNPGPDPAAVWVTTSVGLKATLPDGSVISPPWVN, from the coding sequence ATGGCGATCCATCGCCAGAGCGAGGCGGTCACGCACCGCCTGCACGGTTCGGTCTTTCATTCGTACGTTTCTCCGTCCGCCGGCAGCGAGCAGCTCTGCGCGTGGCGGTTGGAGATCGCCGGCGGGACGGCGGGTGTCCGGCACCGGATCGACCGGGAGGAGGTGTTCCTGGTGCTCGCGGGGAAGGTGCGGGTGTTCCTGGACGGGGTGGTCGAGGAGATCACCGCCGGGGACGTGCTGCGGGTGCCGGTCGGCGCCGAGTTCGGCCTCGACAACCCGGGCCCGGACCCGGCGGCGGTCTGGGTGACCACCAGTGTCGGGCTGAAGGCGACGCTGCCGGACGGCTCGGTGATCAGCCCACCCTGGGTGAACTGA
- a CDS encoding ABC transporter substrate-binding protein translates to MQRRKLFAAALAGVLVTGGLAACGDSPNANKDNANSKGADFLAIGMPNGTVTESNNPFLGTAAASSLGYRWVMYEPLGMWNNVKPADPAKPWLASDIKWSPDYKTLDVTIRDNATWSDGQKLTAEDVVYTFNLIKEKEALNIFALPIDQVTQDGSKVKVTFKSSQFTSWHKIISQIPIVPKHIWEKIADPATDPIKQPIGSGPYTLKSFSQQGIVLERRESGYWQDKPAIKELRYTSYADNNAQTTALATGASEWSFVFIPDYQQVFVSKDPQNNKVWAPGVLGIHGLYINTTRKPFDDPKLRQAMNMVINRADIFNQAEAGYFHPELKSVTGLPDGAGDAYITEAYKGKTFSVDVAGAKKLLQEAGYKLDGTTLKDKSGKAVTIKLSDPAPWSDYQTSLEIIKTNLADIGIAATVEKPNQNVWDQNVQTGDFDAVLRWTNGGSTPFDIYQTVMDGDLKKPIGTPAQQGNFGRFDSPEATAALKAYANATDDAARTTALATLQKVFVEQAPMLPVGADNVGGAYSTKNWIGWPTDADPYAPMQPTQSGALDVIMHLKPAAS, encoded by the coding sequence ATGCAGAGAAGGAAGCTGTTCGCGGCCGCCCTGGCGGGCGTGCTCGTCACGGGCGGTCTGGCCGCGTGCGGTGACTCGCCGAACGCCAACAAGGACAACGCCAACAGCAAGGGCGCCGACTTCCTGGCGATCGGCATGCCGAACGGCACGGTCACCGAGAGCAACAACCCGTTCCTCGGCACCGCGGCCGCCTCGTCGCTGGGCTACCGCTGGGTCATGTACGAGCCCCTCGGCATGTGGAACAACGTCAAGCCGGCCGACCCCGCGAAGCCGTGGCTGGCCAGCGACATCAAGTGGTCGCCGGACTACAAGACCCTCGACGTCACCATCCGGGACAACGCCACCTGGTCCGACGGGCAGAAGCTGACCGCCGAGGACGTCGTCTACACCTTCAACCTGATCAAGGAGAAGGAGGCGCTGAACATCTTCGCCCTCCCGATCGACCAGGTCACCCAGGACGGCAGCAAGGTGAAGGTCACCTTCAAGTCGTCGCAGTTCACCTCCTGGCACAAGATCATCAGCCAGATCCCGATCGTCCCGAAGCACATCTGGGAGAAGATCGCGGACCCGGCCACCGACCCGATCAAGCAGCCGATCGGCAGCGGGCCGTACACCCTGAAGTCGTTCAGCCAGCAGGGCATCGTGCTCGAGCGCCGGGAGAGCGGTTACTGGCAGGACAAGCCGGCCATCAAGGAGCTTCGGTACACCTCGTACGCCGACAACAACGCGCAGACCACCGCGCTGGCCACCGGCGCCTCCGAGTGGAGCTTCGTCTTCATCCCGGACTACCAGCAGGTCTTCGTCTCCAAGGACCCGCAGAACAACAAGGTCTGGGCGCCGGGCGTGCTGGGCATCCACGGCCTCTACATCAACACCACCCGCAAGCCGTTCGACGACCCGAAGCTGCGCCAGGCGATGAACATGGTCATCAACCGGGCGGACATCTTCAACCAGGCCGAGGCGGGCTACTTCCACCCCGAGCTGAAGAGCGTCACGGGTCTGCCGGACGGCGCCGGTGACGCTTACATCACCGAGGCCTACAAGGGCAAGACGTTCTCGGTCGACGTGGCGGGCGCCAAGAAGCTGCTCCAGGAGGCCGGCTACAAGCTGGACGGCACCACGCTGAAGGACAAGAGCGGCAAGGCCGTCACCATCAAGCTGAGCGACCCGGCTCCGTGGTCCGACTACCAGACCAGCCTCGAGATCATCAAGACCAACCTGGCCGACATCGGCATCGCCGCCACGGTGGAGAAGCCGAACCAGAACGTCTGGGACCAGAACGTGCAGACCGGTGACTTCGACGCGGTGCTGCGCTGGACCAACGGCGGCTCGACGCCGTTCGACATCTACCAGACCGTGATGGACGGCGACCTCAAGAAGCCGATCGGCACCCCGGCCCAGCAGGGCAACTTCGGCCGCTTCGACAGCCCGGAGGCGACCGCCGCGCTGAAGGCGTACGCGAACGCCACCGACGACGCCGCGCGGACCACCGCCCTGGCCACGCTCCAGAAGGTCTTCGTGGAGCAGGCCCCGATGCTGCCGGTCGGCGCCGACAACGTCGGTGGCGCCTACAGCACCAAGAACTGGATCGGCTGGCCTACCGACGCCGACCCGTACGCCCCGATGCAGCCCACCCAGTCCGGCGCGCTCGACGTGATCATGCACCTCAAGCCCGCCGCCTCCTGA
- a CDS encoding ABC transporter permease — protein sequence MKYFLQRLAFYLFTAWAAITLNFFIPRMVPGDPVQALITKYQGQLSSDSIQSLYILFGLDDDKSLWQEYLDYWNQLLHGDLGLSFTFFPTPVSEVISKSLPWTLMLVGITTIISFFLGTGLGVLAGWRRGSWADGLLPVTTFLSSVPYFWLGIIAIYLLTGPDSFFPSSGGFDNGLVPAFDQYFIPSAIRHSLLPALTILISSVSGWILSMRNMMVTVSSEDYITVAHAKGLSDRRVATSYAARNALLPNVSGFALSLGFIVGGTLLVEIVFSYPGIGFQLFQALGASDYPLMQGIFLIITISVLVANLLADVAYLLLDPRTRKEG from the coding sequence GTGAAGTACTTCCTGCAACGCCTGGCGTTCTACCTCTTCACCGCGTGGGCCGCGATCACGCTGAACTTCTTCATCCCGCGCATGGTCCCGGGCGACCCGGTGCAGGCGCTGATCACCAAGTACCAGGGCCAGCTCAGCAGCGACTCGATCCAGTCGCTCTACATCCTGTTCGGACTCGACGACGACAAGAGCCTCTGGCAGGAGTACCTGGACTACTGGAACCAGCTGCTCCACGGAGACCTGGGCCTGTCCTTCACGTTCTTCCCGACCCCGGTGTCGGAGGTCATCTCGAAGAGCCTGCCGTGGACGCTGATGCTGGTCGGCATCACCACGATCATCAGCTTCTTCCTCGGCACCGGCCTGGGCGTGCTGGCCGGCTGGCGGCGCGGCTCCTGGGCCGACGGGCTGCTGCCGGTGACCACGTTCCTCTCCTCGGTGCCGTACTTCTGGCTCGGCATCATCGCGATCTACCTGCTCACCGGGCCGGACAGCTTCTTCCCGTCGTCCGGCGGCTTCGACAACGGCCTGGTGCCCGCGTTCGACCAGTACTTCATACCGAGCGCGATCCGGCACAGTCTGCTCCCCGCGCTGACCATCCTGATCTCGTCGGTCAGCGGCTGGATCCTCAGCATGCGCAACATGATGGTGACCGTGTCCAGTGAGGACTACATCACCGTGGCGCACGCCAAGGGGCTCTCCGACCGCCGGGTGGCGACGAGTTACGCGGCCCGCAACGCGCTGCTGCCGAACGTCTCCGGCTTCGCGCTGTCGCTCGGCTTCATCGTCGGCGGCACGCTGCTCGTGGAGATCGTCTTCTCCTACCCGGGCATCGGCTTCCAGCTGTTCCAGGCGCTGGGCGCGTCGGACTACCCGCTGATGCAGGGCATCTTCCTGATCATCACGATCTCGGTGCTGGTGGCGAACCTGCTCGCGGACGTGGCGTACCTGCTTCTCGACCCGCGTACCCGCAAGGAGGGCTGA